The segment CAAGGGCTTGCCCACTTTCTGGCTCACCTGACGAGTAATGGGACGCCAATTCCTTTGCACCAGCGTGCTGTGGACCCCATCTTGGTTTGGCAGCTGAAGAGAAATCCGAATTAGAGTTCGGATCATCTTCTGGCATTGAATTATGGATAACTTCGGCCTGTGTTCTCTGCTCAGCCATCTCGTAACGTTTAACCCTCGTATGATTCAAGTCACGCAGAGAATGCATGAGAAGATGGTAAAAGGGGATCTTTGGACCATATTGACTTcttcaaaatattgtataaatagatatgaggttttttttatcttgttctGATAAAATAtggtatttcttttttatttctataaatgaatataaaatcacagAAATTCATGGAAAGGGCAACATAAAACTACACTCAATATAAAGTATCTAGTTTTACCGATCCAACTTATAGCTAAGTCGTTCCTGATatctgtttgtaaaaaataattacagctgataaattttcaagattttgtctttaattttgtataatcaatttatattaattacttgtgtataaagatataataaGGATTTTTTGGAAGATATCTTCAAAGAGATATGTTTACAGTCCGAGTAGGATAAGGTACATCTTAATCAAAGTGCGTCTAAATTTGAATTATCTCTGTTGCCATGAGTTGACGATGTTGAAAACTCTGTTACAGTTCGGAGAACGTTCTCCACTTTTACGGAATTCAAGGTTGTTGAGGACATGTTTTAAAACGAAGTTTGCAGTCGCATTTTCATCTTACAAACCATTGTTACCCAAGTCAAATAAAGGGATTCGCGAGGTAACACCATAACAATTGATTGGCATGATacactgatacatgtattcagatCGCATGATATGAAGCATGACAGAAAGAGGAAAACATGGTAATGCAAATATCTTTATATCATTTGCAGTAGCTATTTACAGAAAAGCATTCAACAATTaatgttacaattttaaaaataaaatatgagtCAAAGTTCATGCttcatacatttgtaatttcaaataaaaggacAGCATCAGCATTCTAATTCTTTTTCCATTTGAAATCTCATGTATATGTTCATATAGCCACCATTGACAAAGCTGAATCAAAAATCAGTTAGTATGCCTGTTACAAATGCTAAGCATAAAGATATATAACCCCTTTCCTAAAGGtggtttgaagaaaaaaaggcATTATAATAtaccttttcattttttaaaggcaATATGACCAAAATGATTGTAAAAAATGATTGCCAAAATGAATGTCATTGTTGAATGTTAAATGTATTTCTTAGCAGTGTTCTGTTGATTAAAGTAAGTGACAAtgcttaaattattcaaataccTCGTATATAAATGTTAATTAGTATTGTTAAACAACATCTTGTTTTATTATACTCTTTAAGTTGAATATtagtaaattattttataattgattGCAACTTTAGTTTGTACTCTAAGGAATGattatataatttcatttattatttaccTTTCAGTCTAAGTACTTTGTGGATTACAAGGAGGTAGAGGTTTATGGGGGAGATGGTGGGGATGGTTGTATGTCATTTATGAAGATTCCCCGAGTTGAGTTTGCTGGACCAGATGGAGGGGACGGTGGAAACGGGGGCCATGTTATTTTCATAGGTAAGAAATACTGTAAGCATATTAAATTTAGCATATAGGATATTTAGCTTGTATGATATTTGATGAAATATTCTGTTAAGCCAAAACCCCAAAAGATCAAGTGACGATCATTGCTGATGAAAATAGAGCAAAAGACAATTTTCAATAACCAGCATTTGCTTTTGGCCTTTCAGCATCTAACATGAAGAAATCTCTGAATCATTTGGATTCTCCTGTCAAAGGAATCCGAGGAGTTGATGGTGGTCCACAAAACTGTCATGGAGCTACTATGGACCACACATACATCCAAGTAacaaacaattgaaaaaaaaaattatttgtaaggTTGAAAAAAGGTGTGCAAAGAcacatgcattaaaatatgcataggctaaaacaaaaatcaaaactctgaatatttataatttcaaacaaatttccatttCTTACATTTAAgaaactaaaatatattttaaaatacgtAGATAGAATCATGTAATAGACATGAATTAAAACTATGAATTGCATTTACTTAGTTGGATGAAAGAAAGAAGGATGTTCTACCTGGGTCttcgaaatttaaaattaatttagaattattttcaatgtattcACAGGTTCCAATGGGAACAGTGATAAGCTCAATCAATGGTCAGGAACTTGCGAACCTGGAATGTGACGGTGACTACTACGTAGCAGGGAGGGGAGGGGCAGGAGGGAGGGGCAACAAGTTTTACCTGTCCAATGAAAACAGAGGGCCTTCAGTGGCAGAAAAAGGGGCAAAGGGAGAGCACCAACGATTGAGGGTCGAATTAAGGACGATGGCCAATGTTGGATTAGTATGTTAATATGTACACCTTAACTAAAGTTTCTGCATATCTTTTAAAGTAGTTTGCTGTATAATTAAGCTGgggtttttaaataaaaaatttaaaaaaaaagaccttTACAAACATTTGTAGTTCATGTACAGgtatatgttgtaaatttatacttaaaatcatttaatggatttataattttttaagatgATCTGCAATGATccttaattgatttaaaatttgatgacatTATGGAGAGTATTGTTGATACCTATCCAAAATAATTGACAGATAGGATTTCCTAATGCTGGCAAATCTACCCTGTTGAGAGCAATTACAAATGCTAAACCTAAAGTTGCTGCCTATCCTTTTACCACTCGCAACCCTTTTGTGGGGATAATGGAATTTTCTGATCACAAGCAGATGACTGGTAAGATACACTAGAAAATTTCAGAATGCATAATTTACTGTAAAAGCAGAAATGTTTTggggaaaataattttgttaatttgtaataaaaatgattatacatgtattgagattcaattgcaatttttaaagataaccaTTCTAGTCACATAACCATGTATAGATTCCTTTTGagattaaattttacaaatgaattgattgaatataacaaattatgtttgtaaggaataaaaatcattttttgccTGGGGCTTCcctataactgtgttttattGCAATTCTAAGTTACAGATAAAGGTAATGAAACTGACTCCACTGTAAACATGAATTCCATACAAGCTTATTTGCAATaacaatgttttactgtactgattcaatggattaattttttctctttctcaGTTGCAGACATTCAGGGTCTGATCTTGTCTTACTTTACTGAAtcaaatgattaatatttttgctttttttcagTTAAAGACTTTCCAGGTCTATTTGGGTTTGCTTCTTATAACCATGtttgattgtacatgtactagatctgctgattaatatttttttctccttgTCAGTTGCGGATATTCCCGGTCTGATCACGGGAGCCCATAAAAACCTGGGTCTGGGGTTCTCCTTCCTCCAGCACATACAGAGGTGTACGTGTCTCCTGTACGTGATAGATCTCTCCTACACGGAGCCCTGGACTCAGTACAAGGCCCTACAGTATGAACTGGAGCAGTACCAACAGGGTCTCTCCACACGGCCATGTCTGATCGTGGCAAACAAAATAGATCTGAGTGTGGCAGAGAAAAACTTGGAGGTGTTGAAAGCGCATGTGGACTTGCCGGTGTTGGCTGTTTCAGCAGCCAAAAGAATCGGACT is part of the Magallana gigas chromosome 3, xbMagGiga1.1, whole genome shotgun sequence genome and harbors:
- the LOC105329575 gene encoding mitochondrial ribosome-associated GTPase 2, producing MLKTLLQFGERSPLLRNSRLLRTCFKTKFAVAFSSYKPLLPKSNKGIRESKYFVDYKEVEVYGGDGGDGCMSFMKIPRVEFAGPDGGDGGNGGHVIFIASNMKKSLNHLDSPVKGIRGVDGGPQNCHGATMDHTYIQVPMGTVISSINGQELANLECDGDYYVAGRGGAGGRGNKFYLSNENRGPSVAEKGAKGEHQRLRVELRTMANVGLIGFPNAGKSTLLRAITNAKPKVAAYPFTTRNPFVGIMEFSDHKQMTVADIPGLITGAHKNLGLGFSFLQHIQRCTCLLYVIDLSYTEPWTQYKALQYELEQYQQGLSTRPCLIVANKIDLSVAEKNLEVLKAHVDLPVLAVSAAKRIGLEELMIEIRELYERYEVDSTKTDAENKAS